Proteins co-encoded in one Hymenobacter swuensis DY53 genomic window:
- a CDS encoding bifunctional metallophosphatase/5'-nucleotidase, with the protein MDRREFLKYSGLGAASLGLMGAAALPAAAADKKAVRLTILHTNDMHSRIEPFPDNAAQWAGMGGMARRATLIEQVRKQEPNVLLLDSGDIWQGTPYFNFFQGELEYKLMSQMAYDASTLGNHDFDNGLEGLHKQLPNATFPFLIANYDFTGTMLAGKFQPYKVFEKQGIRIGVFGLGIEMAGLVADKNFGATKYLDPVAVAKDMVTKLRGAEKCDLVICLSHLGYKYESAKIDDRKLAAQVSGIDLILGGHTHTFLEQPEPIASPNGHPTLVNQVGWSGINLGRLDYTFERGSRPTVAATAVVPITVV; encoded by the coding sequence GTGGACCGTCGCGAATTTCTGAAATATTCCGGCCTCGGGGCCGCTTCCCTAGGCCTGATGGGCGCGGCTGCGCTGCCCGCCGCTGCTGCCGATAAAAAGGCCGTGCGCCTCACCATTCTGCATACCAACGATATGCACTCCCGCATCGAGCCCTTCCCCGATAATGCTGCCCAGTGGGCCGGCATGGGAGGTATGGCCCGGCGCGCCACGCTGATTGAGCAGGTCCGGAAGCAGGAACCCAACGTGCTGCTGCTGGATTCCGGCGACATCTGGCAGGGGACGCCCTACTTCAACTTCTTTCAGGGCGAGCTGGAGTATAAGCTCATGAGCCAGATGGCCTACGACGCCAGCACCCTCGGCAACCACGACTTCGATAACGGCCTGGAGGGCCTGCACAAGCAGTTGCCCAACGCCACCTTCCCCTTCCTGATTGCCAACTACGACTTCACGGGCACCATGCTGGCCGGCAAGTTTCAGCCTTATAAGGTATTCGAGAAGCAGGGTATCCGCATCGGGGTATTCGGGCTGGGCATTGAAATGGCCGGATTGGTCGCCGATAAGAACTTTGGAGCCACCAAGTACCTCGACCCCGTAGCCGTGGCTAAAGACATGGTAACGAAGCTGCGCGGAGCCGAGAAGTGCGACCTGGTTATCTGCCTCTCGCACCTGGGCTACAAATACGAGTCGGCCAAAATCGATGACCGGAAGCTGGCGGCCCAGGTTAGCGGTATTGATTTGATACTAGGCGGACACACCCACACGTTCCTGGAACAGCCCGAGCCCATTGCCAGCCCCAACGGCCACCCCACGCTGGTAAACCAAGTAGGTTGGTCGGGCATCAACCTCGGCCGCCTCGATTATACCTTCGAGCGTGGCAGCCGCCCCACGGTAGCTGCCACCGCCGTAGTGCCCATCACGGTAGTGTAG
- a CDS encoding 5'-nucleotidase C-terminal domain-containing protein: MQFLRSRVAAFGLLAAVALAPACQRGGYLPKAQLAPVTAQPVGKALTDNAQAAATIAPYRQRVTDQMTAVIGQAPVAITKNSGESPLANFVGDIQRVRASRELGQPVDLGVMSNGGLRAPIPAGTVTMGSVFELMPFENELVVLDASGAVVQQLFDYAARIKMAVSGATYTIGADGKPQNILLNGQPFDAGRTYTIAISDYLAGGGDNMVFFKPIKPRGTGVLLRSAIAEYIQEQTKQGKPIEAKVEGRVKF, encoded by the coding sequence ATGCAGTTTCTTCGTTCCCGCGTAGCGGCTTTTGGCCTGCTGGCTGCTGTGGCTTTGGCACCTGCCTGTCAGCGTGGCGGCTACCTGCCCAAGGCCCAGCTGGCCCCCGTAACGGCCCAGCCCGTAGGCAAAGCCCTGACCGATAACGCCCAAGCCGCCGCTACCATCGCGCCCTACCGCCAGCGCGTAACCGACCAGATGACGGCTGTAATAGGCCAGGCGCCGGTGGCCATCACCAAAAACAGCGGCGAGTCGCCCTTAGCCAACTTCGTGGGCGATATTCAGCGAGTGCGCGCCAGCCGGGAGCTAGGCCAGCCCGTAGACTTGGGCGTGATGTCGAACGGCGGCTTGCGGGCTCCTATTCCGGCCGGTACCGTGACCATGGGCTCGGTGTTTGAGCTGATGCCCTTTGAGAATGAGCTAGTAGTACTGGATGCTTCCGGAGCCGTGGTGCAGCAACTGTTCGACTACGCGGCCCGTATCAAAATGGCCGTTTCGGGTGCTACCTACACGATAGGGGCCGATGGCAAGCCGCAGAACATCCTCCTCAACGGCCAGCCATTCGATGCCGGCCGTACTTACACCATTGCCATTTCCGACTATCTGGCCGGCGGCGGCGACAATATGGTGTTCTTTAAGCCCATTAAGCCGCGCGGGACCGGCGTACTGCTGCGCTCCGCCATTGCTGAGTATATTCAGGAGCAAACCAAGCAAGGCAAACCTATCGAGGCTAAAGTAGAAGGCCGGGTGAAATTTTAA
- the dnaA gene encoding chromosomal replication initiator protein DnaA: MLKDCRTVWANCLRVIKATIGEQSFRTWFQPIVPVQLHNNILLIQVPSTYFYEFLEEHYVEELKRAIHQELGPDGRLEYSIVVDQGNAQQKPRTLNLPTARKSAGPAASATPAATAMANSAMTASARNVAAASVAPAPTPATLRNPFEASKTIERDYLKSQLNTTYTFENYIEGDCNRLSRSAGLAVANKPGTTSFNPLMIYGGVGLGKTHLVQAIGNHIKATNTDKFVLYVSAEKFTNQFIESLRSNQVQDFANFYLLVDILILDDVQFLSGKDKTQEMFFHIFNHLHQAGKQIVMTSDRPPRDLVGLEDRLLSRFKWGLTADLQSPDFETRMAIIQNKMQQDGIDIPPQVVEYLAHSVNTNVRELEGVLISLVAQSSLNRREIDLEMAKQALRHIIEEVEAEVNIDFIQKTCAEYFSVPLDLLKAKTRKKEVVTARQVAMYFAKEHTSHSLKSIGHHFGGRDHSTVIHSVQTVSDLIDSDKSFRSTIIELRKKFAGR; the protein is encoded by the coding sequence ATGCTGAAGGATTGTCGAACCGTATGGGCCAACTGTCTTCGCGTCATCAAGGCAACGATTGGTGAGCAGAGTTTCCGAACGTGGTTCCAACCCATCGTGCCGGTACAGCTCCACAATAATATTTTATTGATTCAGGTACCGAGTACCTACTTCTACGAGTTCCTGGAGGAACACTATGTGGAGGAGCTCAAACGCGCCATCCACCAGGAGTTGGGCCCCGATGGCCGTTTGGAGTATAGTATCGTGGTGGACCAGGGCAACGCCCAGCAGAAGCCCCGCACTCTGAACCTGCCCACGGCCCGCAAATCGGCGGGGCCGGCTGCTTCCGCTACGCCGGCGGCCACGGCCATGGCCAACAGTGCCATGACGGCCTCGGCCCGCAACGTGGCGGCGGCCTCGGTGGCCCCGGCCCCTACGCCGGCCACCTTGCGTAACCCGTTCGAGGCCAGCAAAACCATTGAGCGGGACTACCTTAAGTCGCAGCTGAATACCACATATACCTTCGAGAACTACATCGAGGGCGACTGTAACCGGCTTTCACGCTCAGCCGGGCTGGCCGTGGCCAACAAGCCGGGCACTACCAGCTTCAACCCGCTCATGATTTACGGCGGCGTGGGACTGGGCAAAACCCATTTGGTGCAGGCCATCGGCAACCACATCAAAGCCACGAACACCGATAAGTTCGTGCTCTACGTGTCGGCTGAGAAGTTCACGAACCAGTTTATCGAAAGCCTGCGCTCCAACCAGGTGCAGGATTTTGCCAACTTCTACCTGCTGGTGGACATCCTGATTCTGGACGACGTGCAGTTCCTATCGGGCAAGGACAAGACCCAGGAAATGTTCTTCCACATCTTCAACCACCTGCACCAGGCCGGTAAGCAGATTGTGATGACTTCCGACCGTCCGCCGCGTGACCTGGTGGGGCTGGAAGACCGCCTGCTCTCGCGCTTCAAGTGGGGCCTGACGGCCGATTTGCAGAGTCCCGACTTCGAGACGCGCATGGCCATCATCCAGAACAAGATGCAGCAGGATGGCATTGATATTCCGCCGCAGGTGGTGGAGTACCTGGCCCACTCGGTGAATACCAACGTGCGGGAGTTGGAAGGCGTGCTGATTTCGCTGGTGGCCCAGAGTAGCCTCAACCGCCGCGAGATTGATCTGGAAATGGCCAAGCAGGCCCTGCGCCACATCATTGAGGAAGTGGAGGCCGAGGTCAACATCGACTTCATTCAGAAAACCTGCGCCGAATATTTCAGCGTGCCGCTGGATTTGCTGAAAGCCAAAACCCGCAAGAAAGAGGTGGTGACGGCCCGGCAGGTGGCCATGTACTTCGCCAAGGAGCACACCAGCCACTCACTCAAAAGCATCGGCCACCACTTCGGCGGCCGCGACCATAGCACCGTCATCCACTCCGTCCAGACCGTTTCGGACCTGATTGACTCCGACAAAAGCTTCCGCAGCACCATTATAGAACTGCGCAAGAAGTTCGCGGGACGGTAG
- a CDS encoding OsmC family peroxiredoxin, with protein sequence MINQRGTAVWNGDIKGSGEISTQSGTVQAPYSVGARFEGQKGTNPEELIGAAHAGCYTMFLTSILTKDGKQVKQIRTESKVTLNTSGEVPKIVKISLKTEGEVEGLSQEEFQTYAETAKKNCPISQVLSAVPEMELASAELK encoded by the coding sequence ATGATCAACCAACGTGGCACGGCCGTCTGGAACGGCGACATTAAAGGCAGCGGCGAAATTTCCACCCAAAGCGGTACTGTACAGGCCCCTTACTCGGTAGGCGCGCGCTTCGAAGGGCAGAAAGGCACCAACCCCGAAGAGCTCATCGGCGCGGCCCACGCTGGCTGCTACACGATGTTCCTGACCAGCATTTTAACTAAAGACGGCAAACAGGTAAAGCAGATTCGTACTGAATCGAAAGTAACGCTGAATACTTCCGGCGAGGTACCGAAAATCGTAAAAATCAGCCTGAAAACCGAGGGTGAAGTAGAAGGTCTGTCACAGGAAGAGTTTCAGACGTACGCGGAAACCGCCAAGAAGAACTGCCCCATTTCGCAGGTTCTGAGTGCCGTTCCCGAAATGGAACTGGCCTCAGCGGAGCTGAAGTAG
- the scpA gene encoding methylmalonyl-CoA mutase, with protein sequence MKPDFSTISYDAAQLPAPAPAAEATTATPEGIALKPFYTAHDVQHLTHLGFGAGQAPYLRGPYSTMYVQNPWTIRQYAGFSTAEESNAFYRRNLAGGQKGLSVAFDLATHRGYDSDHPRVVGDVGKAGVAIDSVEDMKVLFDQIPLDQMSVSMTMNGAVLPIMAFYIVAAEEQGVSPEKLTGTIQNDILKEFMVRNTYIYPPEPSMRIIADIFAYTARYMPKFNSISISGYHMQEAGATADIELAYTLADGVEYVRAGLQAGMTIDQFAPRLSFFWAIGMNHFMEIAKLRAGRLLWAKLIKQFGAENPKSLALRTHCQTSGYSLTEQDPFNNVARTAIEALAAALGGTQSLHTNALDEAIALPTDFSARIARNTQLYLQHETDITRVVDPWGGSYYVETLTHELADKAWALIQEVEELGGMAKAIETGLPKMRIEEAAARKQARIDSGKETVVGVNKYRVDEVSNIEVLDIDNDAVRESQITRLNHIKATRDNDAVQAALAALTEAARSGADNLLALAIHAARLRATLGEISDALEAVYGRHQATIRAISGVYSQEMNYDEEFAKARQAADDFAAQEGRRPRMMVAKMGQDGHDRGSKIIATSFADVGFDVDIAPLFQTPAEVARQAAENDVHVVGVSSLAAGHKTLIPQLIGELQQLGREDILVIAGGVIPAQDYDFLYNAGVAGVYGPGTVIAVAAQEILGKLGE encoded by the coding sequence ATGAAGCCCGACTTCTCTACCATATCCTACGACGCGGCCCAGTTGCCCGCGCCGGCCCCGGCCGCCGAGGCCACTACCGCTACGCCCGAGGGCATTGCGCTCAAGCCCTTCTATACCGCCCACGACGTGCAGCACCTCACCCACCTCGGGTTTGGGGCAGGCCAGGCGCCCTACCTGCGTGGGCCCTACAGCACCATGTACGTGCAGAACCCCTGGACCATCCGCCAGTACGCGGGCTTCAGCACGGCCGAGGAAAGCAACGCCTTCTACCGCCGCAACCTGGCCGGCGGCCAGAAGGGCCTGTCGGTAGCCTTTGACCTGGCCACGCACCGGGGCTACGACTCCGACCACCCGCGCGTGGTGGGCGACGTGGGCAAGGCCGGCGTGGCCATTGATTCGGTGGAGGATATGAAGGTGCTGTTCGACCAGATTCCGCTGGACCAGATGTCGGTGTCGATGACCATGAACGGGGCCGTACTGCCCATTATGGCCTTCTACATTGTGGCGGCCGAGGAGCAGGGCGTGAGCCCCGAAAAGCTCACGGGCACCATTCAGAACGATATTCTGAAGGAGTTCATGGTGCGCAACACCTACATCTACCCGCCCGAGCCGAGCATGCGCATCATTGCCGACATCTTCGCCTACACGGCGCGGTACATGCCCAAGTTCAACAGCATCAGCATCTCGGGCTACCACATGCAGGAGGCCGGGGCCACCGCCGATATCGAGCTGGCCTACACCCTGGCCGACGGCGTGGAATACGTGCGCGCCGGCCTGCAGGCGGGCATGACCATCGACCAGTTTGCGCCCCGACTGTCGTTTTTCTGGGCCATTGGCATGAACCACTTCATGGAAATTGCCAAGCTGCGCGCCGGCCGGCTGCTGTGGGCCAAGCTCATCAAGCAGTTCGGGGCCGAAAACCCCAAGAGCCTGGCCCTGCGTACCCATTGCCAAACCTCGGGCTACTCGCTCACCGAGCAGGATCCGTTCAACAACGTGGCCCGCACCGCCATTGAGGCCCTGGCCGCGGCCCTGGGCGGCACCCAGAGCCTGCACACCAACGCCCTCGACGAGGCCATTGCCCTGCCCACCGACTTCTCGGCCCGCATTGCCCGCAACACCCAGCTCTACCTCCAGCACGAGACGGACATTACCCGCGTGGTGGACCCCTGGGGCGGCTCCTACTACGTGGAAACCCTCACCCACGAGCTGGCCGACAAAGCCTGGGCCCTGATTCAGGAAGTGGAGGAGTTGGGCGGCATGGCCAAGGCCATTGAAACCGGCCTGCCCAAAATGCGCATCGAGGAAGCCGCCGCCCGCAAGCAGGCCCGCATCGACTCGGGCAAGGAAACGGTGGTGGGCGTGAACAAGTACCGCGTGGACGAGGTGAGCAACATCGAGGTGCTCGACATCGACAACGACGCCGTGCGCGAGTCGCAAATCACCCGCCTCAACCACATCAAAGCCACCCGCGACAACGACGCCGTGCAAGCCGCCCTGGCGGCCCTGACCGAAGCCGCCCGCTCCGGCGCCGATAACCTACTGGCTCTGGCCATACACGCGGCGCGGCTACGGGCTACGTTGGGCGAAATTTCGGACGCGCTGGAGGCCGTGTACGGCCGCCACCAGGCTACTATCCGCGCCATTTCGGGCGTGTACTCGCAGGAAATGAACTACGACGAGGAATTTGCCAAGGCCCGCCAGGCCGCCGACGACTTTGCCGCCCAGGAAGGCCGCCGCCCCCGCATGATGGTAGCCAAAATGGGCCAGGACGGCCACGACCGGGGCTCCAAAATCATTGCCACCAGCTTCGCCGACGTGGGCTTCGACGTGGATATTGCACCCCTGTTCCAGACGCCCGCCGAGGTAGCCCGCCAGGCGGCCGAGAACGACGTGCACGTAGTGGGCGTGAGCAGCCTCGCCGCCGGCCACAAAACCCTGATTCCGCAGTTGATTGGGGAGCTGCAGCAGCTCGGCCGCGAGGATATCCTCGTCATTGCCGGCGGCGTCATCCCCGCCCAGGACTACGACTTCCTCTACAACGCCGGCGTGGCCGGCGTGTACGGCCCCGGGACGGTTATTGCCGTAGCCGCGCAGGAGATTTTGGGGAAGTTGGGGGAGTAA
- a CDS encoding outer membrane beta-barrel protein produces the protein MNKHVLFLPLLLAAAPVVAQTNFRPGYVLPLVGDTLRGEVDSRGAQRNARLARFRPAPGAAVTEYSPRQLRGYGLTGDRLYQTETVVLTDSLQRQTLLNVTADTLRRPSFLEVLVQGPASLLYLRDERNNDHYYLKMQGQPVQELVQTTRQVVDAGVTYQRKSDEFRRTLAASMQQCMAVQPVITTVRYDQAGLMRVVRHYNECVGGVSALPASASRKNHIRLGVVAGAESSRMELNYNYLGLPMTINMQGDAQPVVGLTFNIRLTGLNKNISARLEALYEKQRYESGPVIPANITQGREFRIALTSIRLPLLVRYTYPKGNIRPFAQVGYSFSHLSRADNEVREVYRNTTGGYDYAAWRPFIAPRKLEQGVLGGLGLTTAWEDKRNLALEARYERSDGFSESIGVGSRINRLYLLLSYDLTK, from the coding sequence GTGAATAAACATGTACTATTTCTGCCGCTGCTGCTGGCAGCGGCCCCAGTTGTTGCCCAGACTAATTTCCGCCCCGGATATGTGCTGCCGCTTGTCGGCGATACACTGCGCGGTGAAGTAGACTCGCGCGGGGCCCAGCGCAACGCCCGGCTGGCCCGCTTCCGGCCCGCCCCCGGAGCGGCGGTTACGGAGTACAGCCCCCGCCAGCTGCGCGGGTACGGCTTGACCGGCGACCGGCTGTACCAGACGGAAACAGTTGTCCTGACCGATTCCCTGCAGCGTCAGACGCTGCTCAACGTGACGGCGGATACGCTCCGTCGGCCCTCCTTCCTGGAAGTGCTGGTGCAGGGGCCCGCCAGTCTGCTTTATTTGCGCGATGAGCGTAACAACGACCACTACTACCTGAAAATGCAGGGCCAGCCCGTGCAGGAGTTGGTACAGACCACCCGCCAGGTAGTGGACGCCGGCGTTACATACCAGCGCAAGTCGGATGAGTTCCGACGGACGCTGGCGGCTTCCATGCAACAGTGTATGGCGGTGCAGCCGGTTATTACCACCGTGCGCTACGACCAGGCCGGGCTGATGCGCGTGGTGCGTCATTACAATGAATGCGTGGGTGGGGTTTCCGCACTGCCGGCCAGTGCTTCGCGCAAAAACCACATACGGCTGGGAGTAGTGGCCGGCGCCGAAAGTAGCCGGATGGAGCTCAACTACAACTACCTGGGCTTGCCGATGACCATCAATATGCAGGGGGATGCCCAGCCGGTAGTGGGATTGACGTTTAATATCCGTCTTACCGGACTAAACAAGAATATATCGGCCCGGCTTGAAGCCCTGTATGAAAAGCAGCGCTACGAGTCAGGACCTGTCATCCCGGCCAATATCACGCAGGGCCGGGAGTTCCGAATTGCTCTGACCAGTATCCGGCTGCCGTTGCTGGTTCGCTACACGTATCCTAAAGGCAATATTCGGCCTTTTGCGCAGGTTGGCTACAGCTTCTCTCATTTATCACGGGCCGACAATGAAGTGCGGGAAGTATACCGTAACACAACGGGCGGCTACGACTATGCTGCCTGGCGGCCCTTCATTGCGCCGCGCAAGCTGGAGCAGGGAGTACTTGGTGGCCTGGGCTTGACTACGGCCTGGGAAGACAAGCGTAATCTGGCCCTGGAAGCCCGCTACGAGCGTTCCGATGGATTCAGTGAGAGTATAGGCGTTGGTAGCCGCATCAACCGCCTGTACCTGCTGCTGAGCTATGATCTGACGAAATAA
- a CDS encoding GH3 family domain-containing protein yields the protein MGLKSTLSRPLAAYVARQYAQWQQDPIGTQQRVLRVLLAQGARTAFGRDHCLHNARTAQDLAWQVPVRDYEALKPYFERVKAGEADVLWPGKPLYLAKTSGTTSGAKYIPLTRESIPNHINGARDALLHYVHKTGKRRFLDGKLMFLSGSPELETVGGIHTGRLSGIVNHHVPAYLRRNQLPSYATNVIEDWETKLDRIVDETIQAPMTLISGIPPWVQMYFDRIVQRTGRPVGEVFPEFDLFVYGGVNFEPYRKKLFDTIGRPVDSVELFPASEGFLAFQDEPGNPGLLLLLDAGIFYEFVPAERFFEKNPPRCTLADVELGRQYAVVLNSNAGLWGYSLGDTVRFVSRYPFRVVVSGRIKHFLSAFGEHVIGEEVEQTLREAMRQHPEVDVVEFTVAPRVSDDPTVPSRHEWLIEFARPPHDTAAFATALDAGLRQRNVYYDDLLRGHILAPLLLTPLPAGAFQRYMKSQGKLGGQNKVPRLSNDRTLAEGLLDS from the coding sequence ATGGGCCTGAAATCTACCCTGAGCCGGCCGCTGGCCGCCTACGTTGCCCGCCAGTACGCCCAGTGGCAGCAGGACCCTATCGGGACCCAGCAGCGGGTGTTGCGCGTGTTGCTGGCGCAGGGTGCCCGCACGGCCTTCGGGCGCGACCATTGCCTTCACAACGCCCGCACGGCCCAGGATCTGGCCTGGCAGGTGCCCGTGCGCGACTACGAGGCCCTGAAGCCCTACTTCGAGCGGGTGAAGGCTGGGGAGGCCGATGTGCTCTGGCCCGGCAAGCCGCTGTACCTGGCCAAAACCTCGGGCACTACCTCCGGGGCCAAGTATATTCCGCTTACCCGTGAGAGCATCCCGAACCACATCAACGGCGCACGTGACGCGCTGCTTCATTATGTGCATAAAACGGGTAAAAGGCGGTTTCTGGATGGTAAGCTGATGTTTTTGTCGGGCTCACCGGAGTTGGAAACGGTGGGCGGCATCCATACCGGCCGGCTCTCGGGCATCGTGAACCACCACGTGCCCGCCTACCTGCGTCGCAACCAACTGCCCAGTTACGCCACCAATGTCATCGAGGACTGGGAAACCAAGCTCGACCGGATTGTAGACGAAACCATTCAGGCCCCCATGACCCTGATTTCGGGGATTCCGCCCTGGGTACAGATGTATTTTGACCGGATTGTGCAGCGCACGGGCCGGCCGGTGGGGGAGGTGTTCCCGGAGTTCGACCTGTTCGTGTACGGCGGCGTCAACTTCGAGCCATACCGCAAGAAGCTGTTCGATACAATTGGCCGGCCCGTGGACAGTGTGGAGCTATTCCCGGCTTCCGAGGGCTTTCTGGCCTTCCAGGACGAGCCCGGCAACCCGGGCTTGTTGTTGCTGCTGGACGCCGGTATCTTCTACGAGTTCGTGCCGGCCGAGCGGTTTTTCGAGAAAAACCCGCCCCGTTGCACCCTGGCCGACGTGGAGTTGGGCCGCCAGTACGCGGTGGTCCTGAACAGCAACGCCGGCCTGTGGGGCTACAGCCTAGGCGATACGGTGCGCTTCGTGAGCCGCTACCCCTTCCGGGTGGTAGTGTCGGGCCGCATCAAGCACTTTCTGTCGGCCTTTGGCGAGCATGTTATCGGCGAGGAAGTGGAGCAGACCCTGCGCGAAGCCATGCGCCAGCACCCCGAGGTGGACGTGGTGGAATTCACCGTCGCGCCCCGCGTGAGCGACGACCCCACCGTGCCGTCCCGGCACGAGTGGCTCATCGAATTCGCCCGCCCGCCCCACGACACTGCCGCCTTCGCCACCGCCCTCGACGCCGGCCTTCGCCAGCGCAATGTGTACTACGACGATTTGCTGCGCGGCCATATTCTGGCGCCGCTGCTCCTCACGCCGCTACCGGCCGGCGCGTTTCAGCGCTACATGAAAAGCCAGGGCAAACTCGGCGGCCAGAACAAAGTGCCCCGCCTCAGCAACGACCGGACGCTGGCTGAGGGGCTGTTGGATAGTTAA
- a CDS encoding methylmalonyl-CoA mutase family protein — protein MADSPRPAPVSFSEFDALSTTQWQERITRDLKGKDPASLTWPTPDGFVVQPFYHQEALDALGGSPAPQVRPARWRNVPTYQVPALERGHATINRAADALTRGADGAHFVLGHAEGFDVEYLQQHLTLADTYVGYTVRGGSSALLARLAALDTAPRGFLVTDPITRHSPNLPAQLEEVRTAVRLARSWPGFKALGLDVAFYSNRGATVSQQLAFALSTAAAYLTQLPDADLSVADVAAAMQVQIAVGPNYFFEIAKLRALRRLWATLLHAYGLPAELAAELPIFASTATWSQTTLDPHTNLLRTTTEAMSAVLAGADAISVGAYDCLFHAPNEFAERLARNLPVLLREEAGLDNVQDPAAGSYYLETLTDQLAREGWALFQKVQAQGGLPAATGMVMQELHASAQVQFRRIATGEQVVVGTNKFQNPNETFDYNPKRLLRSRDFDSTRATYPAEVLRLATALHFERREKKKKRAALVLLGAHTNQIILESFLLTLPEIERPELRESHPEGTLSVLFSSAEEATLMYATPEQFGRLARAISRVPIDEPNFTPQPLLTADLATMQEAVQLFGFKEFSVEGYTTEAVLARLQGKK, from the coding sequence ATGGCCGATTCGCCGCGCCCCGCGCCTGTTTCGTTTTCTGAATTTGACGCCCTTTCCACCACCCAGTGGCAGGAGCGCATCACCCGCGACCTGAAAGGCAAAGACCCCGCCTCCCTTACCTGGCCCACGCCGGACGGGTTCGTGGTGCAGCCGTTTTACCACCAGGAAGCCCTAGACGCATTGGGCGGCAGCCCGGCTCCGCAGGTGCGGCCGGCCCGCTGGCGCAACGTGCCCACCTACCAGGTGCCGGCCCTGGAGCGCGGCCACGCCACCATCAACCGGGCCGCCGACGCCCTCACCCGTGGAGCCGATGGCGCGCATTTCGTACTGGGCCACGCCGAAGGCTTCGATGTGGAGTATCTGCAGCAGCACCTGACGCTGGCCGACACCTACGTGGGCTACACAGTGCGCGGGGGTAGCAGCGCGCTGCTGGCGCGCTTGGCCGCTCTGGACACGGCTCCACGCGGCTTCCTGGTTACTGACCCCATCACCCGCCACTCGCCCAACCTGCCGGCCCAGCTGGAGGAAGTGCGGACAGCCGTGCGGCTGGCCCGCTCCTGGCCCGGGTTCAAGGCGTTGGGCCTGGATGTGGCGTTTTACAGCAACCGGGGCGCTACCGTCAGCCAGCAGCTGGCCTTCGCGCTGAGCACGGCCGCCGCCTACCTGACCCAGCTGCCCGATGCTGACCTGTCGGTGGCCGACGTGGCCGCCGCCATGCAGGTGCAGATTGCCGTAGGGCCCAACTACTTCTTCGAAATTGCCAAGCTGCGGGCGTTGCGCCGGTTGTGGGCCACGCTGCTACACGCCTACGGCCTGCCCGCCGAGCTGGCCGCCGAGCTGCCCATCTTCGCCAGCACGGCCACCTGGAGCCAGACCACCCTCGACCCGCACACCAACCTGCTGCGCACCACCACCGAGGCCATGAGCGCCGTGCTGGCCGGGGCCGATGCCATCAGCGTGGGCGCGTACGATTGCCTGTTTCACGCCCCCAACGAGTTTGCTGAGCGCCTGGCCCGCAACCTGCCGGTGCTGCTGCGCGAAGAAGCCGGCCTCGACAACGTGCAGGACCCGGCCGCCGGCTCCTACTACCTCGAAACCCTTACTGACCAGCTGGCCCGCGAAGGCTGGGCCTTGTTCCAGAAAGTGCAGGCCCAGGGCGGACTGCCGGCCGCTACCGGGATGGTGATGCAGGAGCTGCACGCCTCGGCCCAGGTGCAGTTCCGGCGCATTGCCACCGGCGAGCAGGTGGTGGTGGGCACCAACAAGTTTCAGAACCCCAACGAAACCTTCGACTACAACCCCAAACGCCTGCTGCGCAGCCGGGACTTCGACAGCACCCGCGCCACCTACCCGGCCGAAGTGCTGCGCCTGGCCACGGCCCTGCACTTTGAGCGCCGCGAGAAGAAGAAGAAACGGGCGGCGCTGGTGTTGCTGGGGGCCCACACCAACCAGATTATTCTGGAATCCTTCCTGCTCACGCTGCCGGAAATAGAGCGCCCCGAGCTGCGCGAGTCGCACCCGGAGGGTACGTTGTCGGTGCTGTTTTCCTCGGCTGAGGAAGCCACGCTGATGTACGCCACCCCCGAGCAGTTCGGCCGCCTGGCCCGGGCCATCAGCCGCGTCCCCATCGACGAGCCGAACTTCACCCCGCAGCCCCTGCTCACCGCCGACCTGGCCACCATGCAGGAAGCCGTGCAGCTGTTCGGCTTCAAGGAATTCTCGGTGGAAGGCTACACCACCGAAGCCGTCCTGGCCCGTTTGCAGGGGAAAAAGTGA